Below is a window of Candidatus Syntrophosphaera sp. DNA.
TCCGCCAAGCCCTTTTCCGCCGCCCGCAGCAGATCGATCTTGGCGCGCTCGAATTCCGTCGCCAGGAATCCGTATCGTTGGACCCGCTCCGTTTCCGTGAGGATGGTGCTCAAAGCTTCCTCTGCCTTGCCGTTGGTGAACACGGCCATTACCGATGCCGCGGACATTGTGCGCAGAACGGGAGATTCATACCCGAAGGCGAAGGAAAAGGGCGGTTCTGAGCTCTTGCTGTGTTCATCCAGCCTGGAGTTCAACATGGTATAGAACAGGGTTTGGATCACGCTCTGACGGAAATCACCCAGTGTTTGCAAGCGTTTGACATCCTGTTTCCACATCACGTTGAGCGTGTTGTAGGGAAATTCCCTGTCCGTGGCCACCACCGCCTGGGGTTCAAGGTTGTCCGGGACCGTGAAGTCTTCCCGGTTGCGGGGATTCTCCTCCGCAGGAATGGAACCGAAATACTCCTGAACCAGCGTTAGCATGGCTTCGGGCTCAAAATCCCCGACGATCACCACGCTTTGCAGATCCGGGCGATACCAATCCCGGTAAAAGCGCTTGATGGTGTCATGTTCAAAGCCGCTGATCACTTCATGGGTGCCGATGGGTGAGCGTTCCGCGTAACGTGAGCCAGCCAGCATGACCGCGTTTTGGGCGTCCCGGATGCGGGTCGAGGCCCCCTGCCCCATTCTCCACTCCTCGATGATGACTCCCCTTTCGCGTTCGATCTCGGCCGGATCGAAGCTGAGCTGATGCGCCATGTCTGAAAGAATCAGCAGCCCCTGGCGCAGCTTGGTTTCATCATTGGTGGGGATCTTGAGCGTATAAAAAGTGGCATCGTAACCTGTCATGGCGTTCAGGCCGTTTTGATAGCCCATGCCGATCGAGGACAGATATTCCACGACCTCGGCTTTGGCGAAGTTTTTGGTGCCGTTGAAGGCCATGTGTTCCGTAAAATGGGCCAATCCGCGCTGGTCGTCGTCCTCGTTTACGGAGCCCACGTCCACGTAGAGCCGCAGTTCGGCGATGTCAGCCGGTTTGGGATTGCGCATGATGTAATAGCTCAGCCCGTTGGGAAGTTGCCCGGAAAGTATCGCGGGATCCTGCTGCAGAGGCAGTCCACGCAATTCGGGCGGGAGAGCGGAAAGGGCGGTGATAAGTACACACAGTAGCAGCGCGCTCAGGATGATCGGTTTGATCTTCATTTTACCTTTTTCTCCATCAAAGAATTTCTTCAGGGTCGGTGAGGGTGATCAGGAATTGCTGGTCCTTCTCCAGGATGGTGGTGTCCCCTCCATACGTGAGAACCGTGTTGTCAGCCATCTCGACCGTCGCGTAGTAGTAAAAGTTGTTATTGGCCGTGGCATAATCCACTCTCAGGAATTTCATCTCGCCCGGAGTTAAACTACCCAGGTCCTCCACGAAAGAGGCCGCCACGAAATTGTGCTTGTAGAGTAGGACTCTCTGAACCCCCTGGCTGCTGTTGTTCACAACCTTGAAGCTGGCCCGGTTGGGGCTGATATAGGCGCTCAGGGTCTGGCCCACCTTGATGGTCACGGTGGTGGAATCCGTGTAGGATTCCTCGCCCTCGTCATAGGTGTGATAAGTTTCGCCGATGATACTTACCGGGACCACCTTTTCCACGCCCGGATTGAAGATGTGCTGTTTATCCGTGGAGATCTCCCAGGTGTGTTCCTCTCCGCCGGGAATGGTTACTTCGTCCTGAGCTCCGATCGTCGCGTAGAGCGGAAAGGAGGTCCTGTTCACAACGCGGAACTTGCCGCCGGATTCACAGGCCGCCAGGAGCAGCAGAACTGCCAGGACTGTCAGGGTAATGATAACTTTTCTCATCTTGTTCCTCACTTACTAAGGTCAGGGTAAATATGTTGGGAAAGCCTGTCAAGGATAATCTGCCCCAAGCCGGGATCAGATGATCTCGAAGATCAGGTCCTCTTTATCGACAGGTTCAGGAACCAGGGTGTAGGCCGACCTGATCAGTTCCGCCACCTGCCTTGCCTTTTCCAGATCATTGGCATGGACCTCGCCGATGGGTTCGCCTGGTTCGAGCTTATCCCCGATCTTGGGAATGAGCAGGGCTCCGGCGCCATAATCCAGGGTGTCTGAAACCTTCATCCGGCCTGCTTTGATCCGCACCAGGGCATAGCCGATGGCGCGGGAATCGATCTTTTGCACATGGCCGCTTCCCCTGGCCAGGATCGGGACCTTGTGTTCCGTTGTGCCCAGCAGGCTGTAATCTTCAAAAACATGCGGATCCCCGCCCTGGGCAATGATGATCTCCTCCAGCTTTTGGAGGGCCTGGCCGCTTTTCACGGCCCAATCGATCAGGGTTAGGGACTCATCCTCGGAAGTGGCCAAACCGCTGCTCAGCAGAAGTTGCGAGACCAGTTCCGTGGTGAGGATGCCGGTGTCTTTCAGCGGATTTCCTTTCAGGTATTCGATCGCCTCGATCATCTCCAGCCCGTTGCCCACGGCCAGTCCCAGGGGTGAATTCATGTTGGAAAACACCACCTTCACCTTCTGGCCGAATTTCTCGCCGGTGGAAACAAGCAGACTGGCCAACTCGCGAGCTTTGTCCAGATCTGGCATGAAGGCCCCGCTGCCGATCTTGAGGTCGATCACCAGATGCCTGGCCCCCTCGGCGATCTTTTTGCTCATGATGCTGGCTGTGATCAGCCCCGGGCTTTCCACCGTGGCCGTCACATCCCGCAGCGAATAGATCTTCCTGTCGGCCGGCACCAGATCGTCGGATTGCCCCACCAGCGCGCAGCCATGCTTCTCCACCAGGGCTTTGAACTCGTCCGGACCATAGGAAACCCGGAATCCGGGAATGGATTCCAGCTTGTCCAGGGTGCCGCCGGTGTGGCCCAGACCGCGTCCGGAGATCATCGGAATGGCAAGGCCCAGCGAAGCCGCGATGGGAGCCAGCATCAGGCTGATCTTGTCGCCCACGCCGCCGGTGGAGTGTTTGTCCGCCACCAGCATGTTATCTCCAAAGGAGAGGGTTTTGCCGCTGTCGATGTAATTCTGGGTGAGGGCGGCGATCTCGGCGACCTCCATTCCTTGGAAATAGATGGCCATGAGCAGGGCGCTCATCTGGTATTCCGGGATGCTGCCATCCAGAAAGCCTTTGATGAAGAAAGATATCTGCTCTGGCGCGAGCGCTGAACCGTTGCGCTTGGCCAGGATTAGTTCCACGGGATTGTAGGTTTGCATCGGATTCCTTTAGTTAACCACAAGTTTTTCGCGGATATAGCCGCTGAACATATCCATCACCCAGACGACGATCGCGATCAGCCACATGATCAGGCCCACATTGCGCCAGGCCAGCATCTGCTGTTGCTGGTTCAAGGCCAGTCCGATCCCGCCGCCGCCCACAAAGCCCACGATCGTGGCCATGCGCACGTTGATGTCCCAGCGGTAGATGGTGAAAGCCAGATAGGGCGCCAGGATCTGCGGCGTGACTGCGTAGCGCCAGACCTGGAGCGTGGAGGCACCGGTGGCGCGGATTGCTTCCAGAGGCCCCGGATCGACGTTCTCGATCTGTTCGGAGTAAAGCTTGATCAGGGCGGCGATGGAATGGATCCAGAGCGC
It encodes the following:
- a CDS encoding thymidine phosphorylase → MQTYNPVELILAKRNGSALAPEQISFFIKGFLDGSIPEYQMSALLMAIYFQGMEVAEIAALTQNYIDSGKTLSFGDNMLVADKHSTGGVGDKISLMLAPIAASLGLAIPMISGRGLGHTGGTLDKLESIPGFRVSYGPDEFKALVEKHGCALVGQSDDLVPADRKIYSLRDVTATVESPGLITASIMSKKIAEGARHLVIDLKIGSGAFMPDLDKARELASLLVSTGEKFGQKVKVVFSNMNSPLGLAVGNGLEMIEAIEYLKGNPLKDTGILTTELVSQLLLSSGLATSEDESLTLIDWAVKSGQALQKLEEIIIAQGGDPHVFEDYSLLGTTEHKVPILARGSGHVQKIDSRAIGYALVRIKAGRMKVSDTLDYGAGALLIPKIGDKLEPGEPIGEVHANDLEKARQVAELIRSAYTLVPEPVDKEDLIFEII